The following proteins are co-located in the Triticum aestivum cultivar Chinese Spring chromosome 1A, IWGSC CS RefSeq v2.1, whole genome shotgun sequence genome:
- the LOC123085351 gene encoding uncharacterized protein, with amino-acid sequence MYCSDASVSARGNSGLELEGAERKKGKMGSSRVGTVSLVLLLLIVVSVCAAGGRGLAEEKIQKEHHNAVHKEGTTAPGSHPRNLMVKTNDYGRYDPTPAFSRPRFKPIPH; translated from the exons ATGTACTGCTCGGATGCTTCAGTCAGCGCTCGAGGGAACTCGGGACTAGAGCTAGAGGGAGCTGAGAGGAAGAAGGGGAAAATGGGCTCCAGTAGGGTTGGTACAGTTTCCCTTGTTCTTCTACTGCTCATCGTCGTTTCGGTTTGCGCCGCAG GAGGCAGGGGGCTGGCCGAAGAAAAGATTCAGAAG GAACATCACAACGCTGTGCACAAGGAGGGAACGACAGCTCCAGGCAGCCATCCAAGGAACCTCATGGTGAAGACGAACGACTACGGCCGCTACGACCCGACTCCAGCGTTCTCCAGGCCTCGCTTCAAGCCTATACCTCACTGA